Proteins encoded by one window of Moorella humiferrea:
- a CDS encoding FGGY-family carbohydrate kinase: MEKIPAVMGIDVGTQGVKVGLFTLNGLHTLSYKRYNTHFPHPGWAEQNPQDWWKAIKEAVRECVSSAPNTAVKGICVSATSSTVLCVDREGAPLAPAIMWMDMRASQEAREISNIDDPILRYSGGEVSAEWMLPKTLWLKRNRPELYKQSYKIVEQLDWINYLLTGKWVASQCNTTCKWGYSSKDGGWKSEFYTAAGLRDFYEKWPTEVIPMGELIGPLTKQAGEDLNLDADIPVFQGGIDAYAAMIGLGVVNEGQMAVIMGTSFVHLVLSNKPYFHKGLWGPYPDAVFKDMWVLEGGQASCASIVNWVVDEMAREYGDDSIKAHQKLINEASELGPGANGLISLDMWQGNRTPFRDSLITGVIAGLTLNTNRAAIYRSLMESVAFGTRAIIDIFKSNGYQINGVVACGGPTKNSLWLQIIADVLQIPITINKFTEAGILGGAILASVGAGWFHSIEESAKNFVKAGYTVYPNKDVTAEYSFYYQCYLDLYKSIKPILHRIYNYRANSRRLS; the protein is encoded by the coding sequence ATGGAAAAAATACCTGCAGTAATGGGAATCGATGTCGGTACTCAAGGAGTTAAAGTCGGCCTTTTTACTTTGAATGGGCTTCATACGCTTTCATACAAAAGATACAATACACATTTTCCCCATCCCGGCTGGGCCGAACAAAACCCCCAAGATTGGTGGAAAGCAATTAAAGAGGCCGTGAGGGAATGTGTATCGTCCGCACCAAACACAGCCGTTAAGGGGATATGTGTCAGCGCAACTTCTTCAACGGTGCTCTGTGTCGACCGGGAAGGTGCGCCGCTGGCGCCGGCGATAATGTGGATGGATATGCGAGCTTCGCAAGAAGCCAGGGAAATCTCCAATATTGATGACCCAATTCTTCGCTACAGTGGTGGAGAAGTATCAGCGGAATGGATGCTACCTAAAACTCTTTGGCTAAAGAGAAATAGGCCGGAGTTATACAAGCAAAGCTATAAAATTGTAGAACAGTTAGATTGGATTAATTATCTCTTGACAGGTAAATGGGTGGCATCGCAATGTAATACAACATGTAAATGGGGTTATTCAAGTAAAGACGGCGGTTGGAAAAGCGAATTTTATACTGCTGCTGGTCTCAGGGATTTTTATGAAAAGTGGCCCACTGAAGTAATACCCATGGGTGAGCTCATAGGGCCGCTGACCAAACAGGCAGGCGAAGATTTAAATCTCGACGCGGATATTCCGGTATTTCAAGGTGGAATTGACGCTTATGCGGCAATGATTGGTCTTGGTGTCGTCAATGAAGGACAGATGGCAGTAATAATGGGGACAAGCTTTGTACATTTAGTTTTATCAAATAAACCTTACTTTCATAAGGGCTTATGGGGGCCTTATCCGGATGCTGTTTTTAAGGATATGTGGGTATTGGAAGGTGGGCAGGCTTCATGCGCCTCTATAGTTAATTGGGTAGTAGATGAAATGGCGCGGGAATATGGCGATGATAGTATTAAGGCCCACCAGAAATTAATAAATGAAGCCAGTGAATTAGGTCCTGGAGCAAATGGGCTAATTTCCCTTGATATGTGGCAGGGAAATCGAACACCTTTTCGTGATTCGCTGATTACAGGTGTTATTGCCGGGTTGACTTTAAATACTAATCGCGCTGCAATATATAGATCATTAATGGAAAGCGTTGCCTTTGGTACAAGGGCAATTATAGATATTTTTAAAAGTAATGGCTATCAGATTAATGGCGTAGTTGCATGCGGGGGCCCAACGAAAAACAGTTTATGGTTACAAATTATAGCAGATGTATTACAAATACCCATCACGATAAATAAATTTACCGAGGCCGGTATTTTGGGAGGAGCTATATTAGCGAGCGTCGGTGCAGGATGGTTTCATTCGATTGAGGAAAGCGCCAAAAATTTTGTTAAAGCAGGATATACTGTATATCCCAATAAGGATGTTACCGCGGAGTACAGTTTTTATTACCAGTGTTATTTGGACCTTTATAAGTCTATTAAACCTATCCTTCATCGCATCTACAATTATAGGGCAAACTCCAGGAGGTTATCTTAA
- a CDS encoding sugar ABC transporter ATP-binding protein: MNILEMKGINKSFPGVKALKEVDFIVKKGEVHCLAGANGAGKSTLMKILSGAYQADSGEIWIEGKKVNLRNPIDALKAGIGTIYQELSVVPKLTAAENIFLNNYPVKGPIVDWRKISQLSRDMFAEIGIKNIDVDKPVETLTIGHQQLVELVKVLAQKAKIIIMDEPSATLSAEEFNVLKSVINDLKKKGITIIYISHRLEELLELGDRVTVLRDGSLVGTFNIEDLDHDKLVELIVGHSITNSTPNRGLSTGKDIVLALKNVSNHKLKEINLSVRAGEVVGLFGLVGSGRTEVLRVIFGADKIYSGEIELFGQTINPKTYSPTKACQMGCALVPENRKREGLVLSLTVWENSILPALKRFTKYGIIKNRQINTSVAEQIKNLRIKTPSHQFFVSKLSGGNQQKVVIAKWLLSESRLFLFDEPTQGIDVGAKEEIYNIINHLASLGKSIIIASSELSELTRLCNRIIVMYDGCLVDEFYPVSTSEEKILQCAVAGRKVRVN, encoded by the coding sequence ATGAATATCCTGGAAATGAAAGGTATAAACAAGTCTTTTCCCGGAGTTAAAGCTTTAAAAGAGGTAGATTTTATTGTCAAGAAGGGTGAAGTGCACTGTCTGGCCGGTGCTAATGGGGCCGGGAAATCCACCCTCATGAAAATATTGAGCGGCGCTTATCAGGCTGACAGCGGCGAAATTTGGATTGAAGGTAAAAAAGTAAATTTGCGGAATCCCATTGATGCTTTAAAGGCAGGTATAGGCACCATTTACCAGGAGTTATCAGTGGTCCCGAAACTTACGGCAGCGGAAAACATCTTTTTGAACAATTATCCAGTAAAAGGGCCGATTGTTGATTGGAGAAAAATTTCACAATTATCCCGAGATATGTTCGCCGAGATAGGCATAAAAAATATCGATGTAGATAAGCCCGTCGAAACGTTGACCATTGGGCACCAGCAGCTTGTTGAACTGGTTAAGGTCTTGGCGCAGAAGGCAAAAATTATTATAATGGACGAACCTTCGGCGACATTATCAGCGGAAGAATTTAATGTCCTTAAAAGTGTTATTAATGATTTAAAAAAGAAAGGCATTACCATTATTTATATCTCGCATCGGTTGGAAGAACTATTAGAATTAGGGGATCGCGTAACAGTCTTGCGTGATGGTTCTCTGGTTGGAACATTTAATATCGAAGATTTGGATCATGATAAGCTTGTCGAGCTTATCGTCGGTCATTCTATTACTAATAGTACCCCCAATCGGGGCCTTAGTACGGGCAAAGACATTGTCCTTGCGTTAAAAAATGTTTCTAACCATAAGCTTAAAGAAATAAATTTAAGCGTAAGGGCAGGGGAGGTTGTCGGGCTCTTTGGACTTGTCGGTTCAGGGAGAACGGAAGTATTAAGGGTTATTTTTGGCGCCGATAAAATATATAGCGGTGAGATCGAGCTTTTCGGCCAGACAATTAATCCCAAAACTTATTCCCCTACTAAAGCCTGTCAAATGGGATGTGCTTTAGTACCAGAAAATCGTAAAAGGGAAGGACTTGTATTAAGTTTAACCGTGTGGGAGAATTCAATCCTCCCGGCGTTAAAAAGGTTTACTAAATACGGCATAATAAAAAATCGCCAAATCAACACTAGTGTAGCCGAACAAATAAAGAACTTGCGGATAAAGACACCTTCCCATCAATTTTTCGTATCAAAACTTAGTGGCGGCAATCAACAAAAAGTCGTTATTGCCAAGTGGCTTTTAAGCGAATCGAGGTTGTTTCTTTTTGATGAACCAACACAGGGAATTGATGTTGGAGCTAAAGAAGAAATTTATAACATTATTAATCATTTAGCTTCTTTAGGCAAAAGCATTATTATCGCCTCATCAGAATTGAGCGAGCTGACCAGGTTGTGCAATAGGATTATTGTTATGTATGACGGGTGTTTGGTGGATGAATTTTATCCTGTCTCCACATCCGAGGAAAAAATTTTACAATGTGCAGTTGCTGGAAGGAAAGTGAGGGTTAATTAA
- the deoC gene encoding deoxyribose-phosphate aldolase, producing the protein MFWDKKALAAVIDHTLLKPQATPEDIVRLCEEAINYRFASVCINPCYVSLASRVLRGTGVKTCTVIGFPLGANETSIKIKEAQKAIEQGASEIDMVINIGMLKSKEFSYVGKEIKDIVDVATKEQAIVKVIIETCLLDKEEKIAACKLAIENGAAFVKTSTGFNGPGAAVSDIILMRETVGDKIKIKASGGIRDYQTAIAMLEAGANRIGTSSGVAITEAIRNS; encoded by the coding sequence ATGTTTTGGGATAAAAAAGCTCTAGCGGCCGTAATTGATCATACTTTATTAAAACCTCAAGCTACGCCGGAAGATATAGTGCGCTTATGTGAAGAGGCAATTAATTACCGTTTTGCCAGTGTTTGTATTAATCCGTGTTATGTATCTTTAGCCTCTAGAGTATTAAGGGGAACTGGTGTAAAAACATGTACGGTGATAGGATTTCCTTTAGGTGCAAATGAAACTAGTATAAAGATAAAAGAAGCACAAAAGGCAATTGAACAAGGTGCCTCTGAAATTGATATGGTAATTAATATAGGCATGTTAAAAAGTAAAGAATTCAGTTATGTAGGTAAAGAAATTAAAGATATTGTTGACGTCGCTACTAAAGAACAAGCCATTGTTAAGGTAATTATAGAAACATGTTTATTAGACAAAGAAGAGAAGATAGCTGCTTGTAAATTAGCTATAGAAAATGGAGCAGCTTTTGTAAAAACAAGTACAGGCTTTAATGGACCTGGAGCAGCGGTAAGCGATATAATTTTGATGCGGGAAACTGTAGGCGATAAAATAAAAATTAAAGCGTCTGGTGGAATAAGGGATTATCAAACAGCGATTGCCATGCTTGAAGCAGGTGCAAACAGAATTGGTACAAGCTCGGGGGTAGCAATAACAGAGGCAATTAGGAATTCATAA
- a CDS encoding galactitol-1-phosphate 5-dehydrogenase, with product MKAVRLYKAGDLRVEDIPVPEPKNKEVLVKVKAVGVCGSDIPRILYVGAHKEKITVGHEFSGEIVAVGKDVKSWHVGDRVVVAPLIPCYQCPSCLKGDYSLCMNYDYFGSRRDGAMAEYVVVPEGNLLRLPENVSFEVGAMTDPAANAWHAIWRSGVKKGENVVIFGVGPIGMLALQAARIQGAKNIIAVDIISSKLKIAESLGATYIINSSEKDVSNTILEILGKEPEVAIDFTGVPSVQAEAIKTVGRHGRVVFLGISHKGLNLLEEHVDRILRYELIILGSWNSFSKPFPGKEWTTSIELFAEGKMVAEPIITHRLSLDEAPEVFRKIKEGSIEYNKIMFLP from the coding sequence ATGAAAGCAGTTAGGCTATATAAGGCGGGGGATTTACGAGTAGAAGATATTCCAGTGCCTGAACCTAAAAACAAAGAAGTGTTAGTAAAAGTAAAGGCTGTAGGTGTATGTGGTTCTGATATACCTCGTATACTTTACGTCGGTGCTCATAAAGAGAAGATTACTGTTGGCCATGAGTTTTCAGGAGAAATTGTGGCAGTAGGTAAAGATGTTAAATCGTGGCATGTTGGCGATAGGGTAGTAGTAGCGCCGCTGATCCCGTGTTACCAATGCCCTTCATGTCTAAAAGGAGATTATTCCTTATGCATGAATTATGATTATTTCGGTTCAAGACGTGACGGGGCAATGGCCGAATATGTAGTGGTACCAGAGGGTAATTTACTTAGGTTACCTGAAAATGTAAGTTTCGAAGTGGGGGCAATGACTGACCCTGCTGCCAATGCATGGCATGCAATATGGCGGTCAGGGGTAAAGAAGGGTGAAAATGTTGTTATTTTCGGTGTTGGCCCAATAGGAATGCTGGCACTACAGGCCGCAAGAATTCAAGGAGCAAAGAACATTATTGCTGTTGATATTATTTCAAGCAAGTTGAAAATAGCCGAGAGTTTGGGCGCTACTTATATAATCAATTCAAGCGAAAAAGATGTATCTAATACAATACTGGAAATCTTAGGAAAAGAACCAGAAGTTGCAATAGATTTTACAGGAGTGCCTTCAGTACAAGCAGAAGCTATTAAGACAGTAGGACGTCATGGACGTGTCGTCTTTTTGGGTATTAGCCATAAAGGTTTAAATTTGTTGGAAGAACATGTAGATAGGATTTTACGTTATGAGTTAATTATTTTAGGTTCCTGGAATTCCTTCTCCAAACCTTTCCCGGGAAAAGAATGGACTACATCAATCGAACTTTTTGCGGAAGGGAAAATGGTTGCTGAACCGATTATTACCCATCGTTTATCCCTCGATGAGGCACCTGAAGTGTTTAGGAAAATTAAAGAAGGATCCATTGAATACAATAAAATAATGTTTTTGCCTTAA
- a CDS encoding sugar phosphate nucleotidyltransferase encodes MKAIIMAGGEGSRLRPLTCKRPKPLVPVANRPIMEYCVDLLHGLGIKEVGVTLQYLPELIQEYFGDGSDFGLNLHYFIEDKPLGTAGSVKNAASFLDETFVVVSGDALTDFDLRPAIARHKESGALATLVLTTVDNPLEYGVVITNPDGSIRSFLEKPSWGEVFSDQVNTGIYILEPEVLELVPEGEPFDFSKDLFPRLLKDRKPLFSVTLAGYWCDIGNLIQYRQAQEDILRGKVKVRVVGEDRGGGVVTGEGVEIDPRARIEGPVLLGSYCRIGPGAAVGPYTVLGPYTRVEAGASIKRSIIWDSVYIGKEANLRGAVVCSRTSLQRQVRIYEGAVIGDGSRLDTGVEVRPEVKIWPEKVLSRDTVVHESLIWGQGTGRPLFVGSRSPGYLQGGLTPFQVTRMGLAYGATFKPGAMVGLSTFAGGVGEMLFKAMAAGLMAAGVRVADLGRLPTPIHRYAVRSLRLAGGCHIKQDAAARDKIWLHLVNERGHDLAPGAVRKIENLYWREDGRQVKDIQASTYFPALQESYCEWLLTTLGEDGIKKRPLRLALGCQGDIAALAATVLQRAGAEVIRLDFDPAKDWRAIQDDLPFFAAEMGRYGAEMGAALDQNGEVLILFTGEGRPLTTSQQQALLARIYLEANREARLVLPVTASHAVELVAERFGGKVERVKSHPGIHHEAMARVDGDGYPTQEHLQLDALAALLYTLDWLARRDESLAEAVAALPVVHTVSRSVPCPWEAKGRVMRTLIGEIPAEKVQLLDGVQIYHKDGWSLVFPDGEEPRYRIYSEAFSQETAEELAAFYEQRLKELIGREKE; translated from the coding sequence ATGAAAGCAATTATCATGGCCGGTGGGGAAGGGTCGCGGCTCAGGCCCCTGACCTGTAAGCGGCCCAAACCCCTGGTGCCGGTGGCTAACCGTCCTATAATGGAGTACTGCGTCGACCTGTTACACGGTCTGGGCATCAAGGAAGTAGGGGTTACCCTGCAGTACCTGCCGGAATTGATTCAGGAATATTTCGGTGACGGCAGCGATTTCGGCCTGAACCTCCATTATTTTATAGAAGATAAGCCCCTGGGTACCGCCGGCAGCGTCAAGAACGCGGCTTCCTTTTTAGATGAAACCTTCGTGGTGGTAAGCGGCGATGCCCTTACGGATTTTGATCTCAGGCCGGCCATCGCCCGGCACAAGGAAAGCGGAGCCCTGGCTACCCTTGTGCTGACGACCGTCGACAACCCCCTGGAGTACGGGGTGGTGATTACCAACCCCGACGGCAGCATTCGTTCCTTCCTGGAAAAACCGAGCTGGGGCGAGGTTTTCAGCGACCAGGTCAACACCGGCATCTATATCCTAGAGCCGGAAGTCCTGGAACTGGTGCCGGAAGGGGAACCCTTTGATTTCAGTAAAGACCTTTTCCCACGCTTGTTAAAAGATAGAAAGCCCCTCTTTAGCGTAACCCTGGCTGGCTACTGGTGCGATATCGGTAACCTGATCCAGTACCGGCAGGCCCAGGAGGATATCTTGAGGGGTAAAGTTAAAGTTAGGGTCGTCGGGGAAGACCGGGGCGGGGGCGTGGTAACCGGCGAAGGGGTGGAGATCGATCCCAGAGCCAGGATCGAAGGCCCGGTTCTCCTGGGCAGCTATTGCCGTATCGGGCCCGGGGCCGCGGTCGGCCCCTATACCGTACTGGGGCCATATACTCGGGTGGAAGCCGGAGCCAGTATCAAACGCTCCATCATTTGGGATAGTGTCTATATCGGGAAAGAGGCCAATCTGCGGGGAGCGGTTGTCTGCAGTCGAACTAGTCTGCAGCGGCAGGTACGGATTTATGAAGGCGCGGTAATCGGCGACGGCAGCCGGCTGGACACCGGCGTCGAGGTACGGCCGGAGGTAAAGATCTGGCCGGAAAAAGTTTTAAGCCGGGACACGGTGGTGCATGAAAGCTTGATCTGGGGGCAGGGGACCGGACGGCCCCTCTTTGTCGGCAGCCGGTCTCCCGGCTACCTGCAGGGGGGGTTAACACCCTTTCAGGTCACCCGCATGGGGTTGGCCTACGGGGCTACCTTTAAACCGGGGGCCATGGTAGGCTTGAGCACCTTTGCCGGCGGGGTTGGGGAGATGCTCTTTAAAGCCATGGCCGCCGGCTTGATGGCGGCCGGGGTCAGGGTTGCCGATCTGGGTCGGTTACCGACACCGATCCATCGCTATGCCGTGCGCAGTTTGAGGCTGGCCGGCGGCTGTCACATTAAACAAGACGCCGCCGCCAGGGATAAAATCTGGTTGCACCTCGTCAATGAGCGCGGCCATGATTTGGCGCCGGGAGCGGTACGTAAAATCGAAAACCTCTACTGGCGGGAAGATGGCCGCCAGGTGAAAGACATTCAGGCCAGCACTTATTTCCCCGCCCTCCAGGAGAGTTACTGTGAATGGCTGCTGACCACCCTGGGAGAAGACGGTATCAAAAAAAGGCCGCTGCGGCTGGCCTTGGGATGCCAGGGAGATATAGCCGCCCTGGCCGCCACGGTTTTACAGCGGGCCGGGGCCGAAGTGATCCGGTTGGATTTCGATCCGGCCAAGGACTGGAGGGCCATTCAGGATGACCTGCCCTTTTTTGCCGCCGAAATGGGGCGCTATGGCGCGGAAATGGGGGCGGCCCTGGATCAAAACGGCGAAGTCTTAATCCTTTTTACCGGTGAAGGACGTCCCTTGACAACTTCCCAGCAGCAGGCCCTCCTGGCTCGGATTTATTTAGAAGCCAACCGGGAGGCACGGCTGGTCCTGCCGGTGACGGCTTCCCATGCGGTGGAACTGGTGGCCGAACGCTTTGGGGGTAAGGTCGAGCGGGTGAAAAGCCACCCCGGTATCCACCACGAAGCCATGGCCCGGGTGGACGGCGACGGATACCCGACCCAGGAGCACCTGCAACTGGACGCCCTGGCGGCCCTCCTCTATACGCTGGACTGGCTGGCCCGGCGGGATGAAAGCCTGGCAGAAGCAGTCGCGGCCCTGCCGGTTGTGCACACCGTGAGCCGCAGTGTGCCCTGCCCCTGGGAGGCCAAGGGCCGGGTGATGCGTACCTTGATCGGCGAAATACCGGCCGAAAAGGTGCAACTCCTGGACGGCGTCCAGATCTACCATAAAGACGGTTGGTCTTTGGTATTCCCCGACGGGGAGGAGCCCCGCTACCGGATATACAGCGAGGCCTTTTCCCAGGAAACGGCCGAAGAACTGGCTGCCTTTTATGAGCAGCGTCTCAAGGAATTAATCGGTCGGGAGAAGGAATAG
- a CDS encoding sugar-binding transcriptional regulator, translating into MDIKKLLKIARLYYEMGLTQEQIAQQEKVSRATISRALDAAIKQGIVEIKIRYPLNSVEYLEEKLSKKYALKKVFVVPVIVSYPEIIKKDVGRALFRFLKQIVKDNDIIGISWGMTMAAVAEQLERVERTGVKIVQLNGGVGKSYFATNASTILEAFTNAFSAVPYSLPVPTIVDSPEIVNVICSDSRIRDTLELASNSRIAIYGIGKASTDSILFKTGYFTPEEYEELLNKGAVGDICSRYFNIQGEICDKYLDSRTIGIPLNLLKGKEYAIAVAVGEDKVKSIIGALQGGYLNCLFTDEITANAILNYQERGRINESS; encoded by the coding sequence ATGGATATTAAGAAATTATTAAAGATAGCCCGCCTTTATTACGAAATGGGTTTAACCCAGGAACAGATAGCCCAACAAGAAAAAGTATCGCGGGCAACTATTAGCAGGGCTTTAGATGCCGCTATAAAACAAGGTATTGTCGAAATTAAGATTAGATATCCTTTAAATTCGGTTGAATATCTTGAAGAAAAACTAAGCAAAAAGTATGCCCTGAAAAAGGTTTTCGTAGTCCCTGTAATTGTGTCTTACCCTGAAATTATAAAAAAAGATGTCGGGCGTGCTCTATTTCGATTTTTGAAGCAAATAGTAAAGGATAACGATATTATAGGGATTTCCTGGGGCATGACTATGGCTGCTGTGGCGGAGCAATTGGAAAGAGTAGAAAGGACTGGTGTGAAAATAGTGCAGCTTAATGGCGGCGTGGGGAAGAGTTATTTTGCTACTAATGCAAGCACAATTTTGGAGGCTTTTACTAATGCTTTTTCCGCAGTCCCATATTCATTGCCCGTACCAACTATAGTAGATTCGCCAGAGATAGTAAATGTCATTTGCAGCGATTCGAGGATAAGAGATACATTAGAGCTTGCTAGTAATAGTAGAATCGCAATATATGGTATAGGAAAGGCCTCAACAGATTCTATACTTTTCAAGACGGGATACTTTACACCAGAAGAATATGAAGAATTACTTAATAAGGGCGCAGTTGGTGATATATGTTCCAGATATTTTAATATTCAAGGCGAAATATGTGATAAATATTTAGATTCGCGGACTATAGGGATACCTTTAAATTTGTTAAAAGGAAAGGAGTATGCTATTGCCGTTGCGGTTGGGGAAGACAAAGTAAAATCCATTATAGGTGCACTACAAGGAGGATATTTAAATTGTTTATTTACAGATGAAATAACTGCAAATGCTATACTCAATTATCAAGAAAGGGGACGTATTAATGAAAGCAGTTAG
- a CDS encoding ABC transporter permease, whose product MGADIIRKSSMILRRYSILFLLLILVIVASMLSPRFFTVGNFLNLLQQSSVIGIVSIGMTFVIITGGIDLSVGSILALAGMIVGILLKNGMAISLAIFITLVVGALLGGINGFITTKARVPAFLATLAMMVAARGMALLTTDGQPVFGLPSKFNVLGAGFLWGIPISGIIWILLTLITAFILKYSVFGRRLYAVGGNPEAAYLSGININKVIATTYIISGLLSAFAGIVLASWLTVSQPTAGNGAELNAIAAVVLGGASLSGGTGGVMGTFIGVLLMSIITNIFNLIGLSSYYQSIFMGVIIVLALVLNEFVVGGSEK is encoded by the coding sequence ATGGGAGCTGATATAATAAGAAAATCTAGTATGATTTTAAGGCGCTATAGCATTTTATTCTTGCTGTTAATTTTAGTCATTGTTGCCTCCATGCTTTCTCCGCGCTTTTTCACGGTAGGTAATTTCTTGAACCTGCTCCAACAGTCTTCTGTTATTGGCATTGTATCCATTGGTATGACGTTTGTGATTATAACGGGGGGGATTGATCTTTCTGTCGGCTCAATTTTGGCACTAGCCGGGATGATAGTGGGTATATTGCTAAAAAATGGGATGGCAATCTCCTTAGCCATTTTTATCACTTTAGTTGTGGGAGCGTTACTCGGTGGAATAAACGGTTTTATAACTACTAAAGCAAGGGTACCGGCTTTCCTTGCTACTTTGGCTATGATGGTGGCTGCGCGTGGTATGGCATTGCTAACCACCGATGGACAACCTGTATTTGGATTGCCCTCAAAATTTAATGTTTTAGGCGCAGGCTTTTTGTGGGGAATACCTATTAGTGGAATTATATGGATATTATTAACCCTTATTACCGCTTTTATATTAAAATACTCGGTCTTTGGAAGACGTCTTTATGCAGTTGGCGGCAACCCTGAAGCTGCTTATTTATCGGGCATAAACATTAATAAGGTTATTGCAACAACATATATAATTTCTGGTTTATTATCAGCTTTTGCAGGTATTGTGTTGGCCTCCTGGCTCACGGTATCTCAGCCTACGGCTGGGAATGGTGCAGAGCTAAATGCAATTGCGGCTGTGGTTCTCGGCGGGGCCAGCCTTTCTGGCGGTACTGGAGGTGTAATGGGAACCTTTATTGGAGTTCTACTAATGAGTATCATTACTAATATATTTAATTTGATAGGTTTATCATCTTATTATCAGTCTATTTTTATGGGGGTGATCATTGTATTAGCTTTGGTATTGAATGAATTTGTAGTTGGAGGGAGTGAAAAGTAG
- a CDS encoding substrate-binding domain-containing protein, protein MKKFMKKASLLLAAVFVFMLAVGCGQSQKQTSSSSSPSSTSEQKKVIIGFSQVTLQSPFYVELMKAAENEAKAKGAQLIYVDAQENIQKQNNDVQDLITKGINVLLLNPVNPDGVAPALAAAEKANIPVVTVDRPTTAKVATFVGRDNKEMGRLAGKKAVELLGGAGQAKGVIVEIQGAAGDKVMMARRDGFHEIVDKEPGIKVIQSPYCDYTRSKAVKAFQDILQANPKIDLVYAHNDDMALGAVQVLEQNKITGVKVVGVDGLMEALVAIKAGKYDATVLNDPQYLGKLAVDTALGVLNGEKYPEFIDAGTGLVDKQNVDQYLNTSLTFAPSKK, encoded by the coding sequence ATGAAAAAATTTATGAAAAAAGCTTCTCTACTATTAGCAGCGGTATTTGTATTTATGCTTGCTGTGGGATGTGGTCAGAGTCAGAAGCAAACCTCAAGCTCCTCATCTCCTTCTTCGACCAGTGAGCAGAAAAAGGTTATCATTGGCTTTTCCCAGGTTACTTTACAGTCCCCTTTTTATGTTGAATTAATGAAGGCGGCGGAAAATGAAGCAAAGGCTAAAGGAGCACAATTAATTTATGTAGATGCTCAAGAGAATATTCAAAAACAGAATAATGACGTTCAAGATTTAATTACTAAAGGAATTAATGTGCTCTTGCTAAACCCTGTAAATCCGGATGGTGTTGCGCCAGCCCTTGCAGCGGCTGAAAAGGCTAATATTCCTGTAGTAACAGTAGATAGACCAACTACTGCTAAAGTAGCTACCTTTGTTGGACGTGACAATAAAGAAATGGGTAGGCTTGCTGGTAAAAAGGCAGTTGAATTGTTAGGTGGAGCTGGTCAAGCTAAAGGCGTAATAGTTGAAATTCAAGGTGCCGCTGGTGATAAGGTTATGATGGCCAGACGGGATGGGTTCCATGAAATAGTTGATAAGGAGCCCGGCATTAAGGTAATTCAGAGCCCGTATTGTGATTATACCCGTTCCAAAGCGGTCAAGGCTTTCCAGGATATACTCCAGGCAAATCCCAAAATAGATTTGGTATACGCCCACAATGACGATATGGCTTTAGGTGCTGTACAGGTATTAGAACAGAACAAGATTACTGGGGTTAAAGTTGTAGGTGTTGACGGCTTAATGGAAGCTTTAGTAGCTATAAAAGCCGGTAAATATGATGCAACAGTCCTTAATGATCCCCAGTATCTAGGTAAATTAGCCGTCGATACAGCTTTAGGGGTACTAAATGGTGAAAAATATCCTGAGTTTATAGATGCTGGCACCGGGTTAGTAGACAAGCAGAATGTTGACCAGTATTTAAATACCAGTTTAACTTTCGCTCCGAGTAAAAAGTAA